The following nucleotide sequence is from Labeo rohita strain BAU-BD-2019 chromosome 3, IGBB_LRoh.1.0, whole genome shotgun sequence.
GAATTGATGCAAACTGCTGttccacaaccaaaaaaaaaaaaaactaatttaaaaagcatttaagaatTCCAATCTTAGAtatttactaagatccttctattaacttttgaaacccacaataatatttcaaatatcagtaagcttaatatataaaatcattatttattgtGTACTTTCAGTTGGGAGGTGGATGTgccgaaccctaacccctaaacttcaacttatgaaaatgataatGATCTAATTTTTGTATAGtttcttttagattttttaaaaaagatctatttatttatttattttagattttctttgtaaatcatgaaactttatgttaaaaaaaaaatgtcctgcatcttcatgtcactaccaaaacaatgtttgttttagtccattggccgagattgattttaaatacacccctacatttataaTCAGGAACTATTCCtgtgtccctctctctctaATAGCTACAAAGTGTGAGTAGATAGGCCCAATCAATTTAagtgtaaatgtgttcaaaagtctgaaaaatctgtgtgtaactttaaagaacGTCACTACTAAACACCTtgtttctgcaattaagcacacttttccATAACagttagtttttatatttgtacaaCTGTTCataactgtgctagctaaccatgtgctgattagcgtCTTTGAGCTAGCTTCAAAAGTGAAACTAATGAATCTTTAAGTTTAAAAGCAGTATGTTCAactcaactttttgccttttacaaagaaaaattggattcaaaatacagcaaatctTATAAATCGcacttgaaatatataataaataatataataaataaataataataataataataataataatatatatatatatatatatatatatatatatatatatatatatatatgcaatgtagatgtaagcaaaatcttaataggtcaatataacccttctaattaaattatatattactgtgtttcgttagtgacaaatttgggcagaggataaatattagaaaaatttctgaaaatacagtatgaagctgcacaattactagaaatgtgtaccttggatattaaaCAATCTGCATACATGcaaatttgtggaaaaatttCCAGCTCTGACTTTAGACCAATTCTGTATGGcccatatactgtatgtatttaactgttttaaaaaatgactatcgttttgctagataagacccttattccttggcttgaatcatgtagagccctttgaagctgcattgaaactgctttttggaccttcaacccattgatccccatagaagtccactatatggagaaaatcctggaatgttttcctcaaaaaaaaatacatatatacacaaacaaatgCACAACATGGAGTCATCTGCACTTTTATTATCTTACTCTTTCTtcatcaaacaaacattttcttcTCGTACTCACATAAATAGGCTAtagaatttaaaacataatataggCACAACCACAAACGTGTCTTTATATTAGTAAAGTCCACTAATCACCTTCTCAAGAGTTACAAGGGTGGGTGACAAGAACAAGTCCGGTTCAAATTCCACCCCAGAATATGCAGAAATGAATATGTAAAGCTATAAGCAAGCGCAGCCGCACTGTGAAATCACCGGGTAGTGCGCGCGGATCCACACGCAGCGTTTAGGCGCGCGCGAGCCCTGCTGATGGCAGTGCCACCGGAGGAGCGTGACGCTCACGGACTGCACCGGTTTACAAAACATCCCCTCCGGTAAAGAGCACGAGCGTTCGGCGGAGCACTGTCCCTCTCGAACGTATCGCGGCCAGAATCGCACGCCCAGATCTTTCCACACCGACAGCACCGGGCACCGGGTGTACGACCACAACCACCGGCGCACCCTGCGCTCCGTTTTCGCTGCCGCCTTGAGACCTGACAAATCCAGCTGCTGGAACTCATTGGGAATTGCTCCGGCGAGACTAATCTCGTCCTCTCGCGTGATTTCGGACCCGTTACCTGGAGTCGGTGAACCGATTGAGGAGAGAACGGGGTCAAAACTGCTGCCGAGTTTCCTCCGGAGCAATCGAGGGGCTAAATCCTTCTCTCCCGGTTCCACCGCGGGGTCAGGGTCCTCGTGCAGGTCCGGTACCGGCAGGTGGTCGCTAGGCGACGGGCGCACGCGCAGCTGAAGCTGAGTTAGCGCTAGGTGAACGGTGACGGACACACAGAGCACGAGTGCAGGAGACGCCTTCATTTCCATTCAGTACACGAAAAGTTAAATGTCTTATTTAAGTATTTGAAGTGTAAAGTTTATCAAACAAAACTTGTTTTGAATCGCAGTTCTTGGTCAGGCTATAAAAAGCTTGTGAGGAATAAATCATCCAAAACTGGTTCAACGCTCCCTGTATCCCACAAACTACATTTCACCGACAGGTAATTCACTTTTAAACAGGCTAGAGACCTTTTAATGTTAGGCTGTGTGCTCATGTTTGGAAAGTGAAGCCTGTCTCCCTCTATATGGAGCTTTTTCTGTGGAGACGCCAAGCGCGTCATGAGTTGCGCGCTGTACATCAGTGTCGCCCCGCGGGCTTCAGCTCAATGTGTCACCCGTCACAACTACAACACCCTCCCACAGGTGAGCTGACACCCATGAACGACacaattaaccctttaactgtcactgtccgctctgtgggacgcctaagtttactatATGGTCGTGATTTaacggtaaaagactgtaaaaatgcaacAGTAAATACCTATTAATTGGTTAGTGGTAAGGTCCCCTACAGGCTACAGTGAGAAATTGTacagaattgtaagaaacagtttctggaagtgaaaaagaaggtataatttacagtggaaaaccccaaattccttgcattacatttcacatttgatgttttttcgtttctacttatttttttcttactaaatatgtttattagggttgtatgttgacaaattaatgtttattgcaatattatcatgtgtgttaccattatggtatttaatatttgtgtgaGTGCATTGTGGACCTTccatatgtgatcctggatcacaaaaccagtcataagggtcaatttttcaaaattgagatttatacatcatctgaaagctgaataaataaataggacaatatttggtcgagataccactattttaaaacctggattctgagtgtgcaaaaaaatcaaaatattgggaaaatcacctttaaagttgtccaaataaagttcttagcaatgcatattactaatgaaaaattaagttttgatacatttacagtaggaattttacaaaatatcttcatggaacatgatctttacttaatttcctaatgatttttggcataaaagaaaaatcaataattttgacccatacaatgtatttgtggctattgctacaaaatataccccagcgacttgagactggttttgtggtccagggtcacatattagtattttttctctcagcttgtggaaaagctATTTGTGATGGCTTTGGTTCCCCATcgcctgcttttggtggttatcagtgtattacaaaggtactaAACCGATTTCAGCACTTTAGTAGGTTGGTATATTAgtattacactcttaaaaataaaggtgctttaaaaggttcttcacagcgatgccatagaagaaccatttttggttgtACAAAGAGCCATTCAGTCTAA
It contains:
- the nog5 gene encoding noggin 5, which codes for MEMKASPALVLCVSVTVHLALTQLQLRVRPSPSDHLPVPDLHEDPDPAVEPGEKDLAPRLLRRKLGSSFDPVLSSIGSPTPGNGSEITREDEISLAGAIPNEFQQLDLSGLKAAAKTERRVRRWLWSYTRCPVLSVWKDLGVRFWPRYVREGQCSAERSCSLPEGMFCKPVQSVSVTLLRWHCHQQGSRAPKRCVWIRAHYPVISQCGCACL